The Candidatus Rhabdochlamydia sp. T3358 nucleotide sequence AATCAGGAGAAACCCTAGACACCCTAGCTGCTGTTAGAGAAGTGAAAAAAATGGGTGCAAAAGTCTTAGGAGTTTGCAATGTAGCTCATTCCACTTTAGTAAGAGAAGCAGATTCCACACTATTTTTAAAAGCAGGAATAGAAATTAGTGTCTGCTCGACAAAAGCCTTTACCAATCAACTCATCGTTCTTTTTTTATTTAGTCTTCAGATGGCAAGACTGCGGCAAATGGATCTAAAAACAGGACAGTATTGGGTTCGTGAAATAGAGGCTACCCCCAGACACATAGAAGCTATCTTACAACAAAAAGAAATCATCTCCTCTTTTGCTAAACAATATGCACGCTTGCAGCACTTCTTCTTTTTAGGACGCAGTTATATGTATCCCACTAGCTTAGAAGCTGCTTTAAAGCTTAAAGAAATTAGCTATATCAATGCGCAGGCCTACCCAGCAGGAGAGATGAAACACGGACCTATTGCCCTTGTTGATCCGTCTTTAGCTGTTATTGCCTTATGTGGCAATAAACATACCATAGAAAAAATGTTGAGTAATTTAATGGAAATTCAAGCTCGAAATGCACCTATTTTAGCATTTGCACCCAAAAGCTGTTTAGATGTTTCTTTGATTACCAATCAGGTGATCTGGCTTCCTTCCTCACCAGATGCCCTCTCTTGTATTCTATACTCAGTAGCTACCCAGCTTTTCGCCTATTATATAGCAGTTGAAAAAGGCACTGATATCGATCAACCTCGTAATCTTGCTAAGTCTGTAACTGTGGAATAGGTAGGTCTTTTAATCTATAAAAGCAAATATAGCTGTTTTTTGCAGCTTCTAACATCTGCTTTTCACTAATATAAGAAACCCTTCCGTCGTTACATGCCATCCATTGATCTTGGACTTTTTTATATGCCATATAATGACCGCTATTTAGAGATTCTCCTGAATGAACAATAAAGGAGCTTAGTTCATAGAGTCCAGAAGGAGAATTTTTAACATTAAGTAGTTTTGCATCTAGTTGTTCAGGAACTTCAATAGGGTTAGTAAGCTTAGTCCGATCTGGCTTAAACCGTGCAAAATTAATGAATAAATCCTTAGGTAGCACATCCAGTCTTATTTCTTCTTTTATTGGAGATACCTCAGTATAAACTCCATTTACCAGATATCGACGTGTTTCTGAACCTATACCTATTTCTTTATCACAAAAATGTTTCTCTAGCAGTGAGCTTAATGTAAAATCTTTTTGTTTCGCATCAAAGTTAATTTTAATTCCATAATTAGTTCTTTCTTTTCTATATGTATTATCCGTGTGTAAAGATGAACAATCTTTATGGGGTAGTTCTTTAAGAGCTGTTCTAGATTGATAATGTGTCACATTTTTGAATTTATAGTTTATTGAAGAGGTATTCGTTAATTTTTGTTTCTTAAGAATATCATCATATTCTGTAAAAAGAATTGTTAAAATCTCACTTGCGTCCTCTTGTTTGTTATAATTTGAACTGATTTCCTTATTTAAATAATGCATTGCAAGACGTAAGTTATTAGACACTTCTTTTGGAATAGATTTTTGCTCTTCAACCGCTTGATCATAGGAGTCTAGAATAGAAAGCATCCAATTTCCACATTCTTGATCTTTTGCTTTTGTGCTTTTAGCATAGTATCTAGCAACTGTAGTATAAATATTGAGCAATGCTGGCTCGCTTAATATCATTTGCAAACAAGAATTAAATCCACAGTTCATCGATTTATTTTGAAAGCCTACCGGTTTATTGTTTATAGTCCCTTGTTCTAAAAAGCTGTTTACCCTTTCTGCTTTGATTTGCTCTAGGGACATTTTAATAAGGGAAGAGTTTAGAGCTTCTAGATTTTCTTTAGACAAAGACGATGAAGAACTGCTTAATATACTTTTTAACTCTTTAACTCTTTTAAGAGTTCCAAAAACCCTTGAGCTTTGAGATTCTGTTAGACTAAATCCAGCTAATTTTCTCATAGTTCCGTCTATCTCTTTAACTTTACAAGTAAAGTTCGCTTTTAGATCGACAGAAGTTGTTATTTCAATATTTTTATATGGAAATTTGATGTGTTCTTGAAACGTTTTTTGTAAGTCAATACCTTTTGCCTGCTTTAAATAGCTCTGGGTAATCTCTTTCCACTCTGAACCTGGCTTTTTGTGATAAACCGTAAGGTGGTATGACTTTCCATTTAAGTTGACAATAGGATTCAACTTCTCTTCAGAACTAAGAAAAGAGTGCGCTGTATAGAAAGATTTTTCAGAGCTCATAGAGCGTGTTGTTGTCATATTATCACATTTTATTTAGTTTATTATTACTATATTATACAACAAACAGAATAAAATTTCAATTAATTTGAAATTAAAAACAAATACTAATAATTTTAGTATATTGCTTTCATAAAAATTAAATAATAAACGACTTATATTTATAATAAAATTTAAACCATTTATTAATCTAATCTTAATTATTATAAATGTGAGATTAAACAAGATCTTATAATGAAGATCTTGTAAAGAAAATGTTAAATTAAGGTCTTACAAAGATGGTAACCATTGAATAAAACCTTAAATTAAGTCTGCTTTTTAGAATAAGAAAGCATGCAGACATAAGGATTTGAATCATCTAAAAAAATAGATTTAGCTGTTGCTAGCAATTCATGAAGGAAACCTCTAGGTTTTTCTTCTTGGTAATTTTTTAAAAGCTCTCCCAGGTGAGCCTCATTCTCAAAATCTATTGAGGAAACTGTGGGATTATCCAGTTTCTGAGCATAAGAATAGGAAGAATCTAGCTGTTCTTCTTGAAAATTTCCATAAAGCTCTTGGTCATCTTCATCATCAAAATCTATTAGTGTATGACTACCAGTTTGCCGATATTCACTCCTTTCTTGAAAAGCAGCATAAGGATGGGAAGAATCTAGCTGTTCTTCTTGAAAATTTCCTAAAACCTGTTGTAATTGATTTTCATTAATATCTGTTACTACATGATCATCAAACTTTTTCCATTGATTGTTCACTTTTCGATAGGCAACATAATGTCCGTCTTTATCAGTTTCTCCTAAATGCACAATAAAAGCTTCCAGATCATATGTATGAGCAGAATGCCTATCCTTTAAAAGATCTTGTGGAAAACAAAGATTTGTTGGGATACAAACAGCAGAAGCATCTCTTCTATTATTTGTGAATAGGTCAATGATAAGATGGTTAGGTAAAGAGACATATTGATCTTCAGATGTGTATTTTACATTTATACCATTTTCTTCTATTTCATTAACCTCTGAGCAGTGCTTTATTAAAAGTTCTTCCAAGCTTGCTTTTTGGTTGAATTGGTTATTTATAGAGATCCGAAACTGTCTATGATTTTCAGGCTGTTGAATACTAGGGTCTATCCTTCCATCTCCCACTTGCTTATATTTCATTCTTTCAAATCTGACTTCCACATGAGAAAGCTTTTCTTTGCAGATATTAAAAAATACTTCAAGAAAAGCAGTTGGGTCATCTTGAGCAGTTGAGTCTTTATCAATTAAATTAGCGGATGATTTTTGCAATTGCTTTCGAAACTCATTACCAATAGTGTTAGGGGCTGACTCTTGTCCTTTAGACAAGGCTTCGTAGTACATAGTTGCTACTTCCTGAAAGTATTCTTCCCATATATTTCTTAATTCCGAATTATTTAAAATAATTTGCAAGGTTGCATTTACACAACAATTGTTTCCTAACCTATCTAAACCTATTACTTGTTCCTTACCGCATGCTTTTAGTTTTTTAAGATTTTCTATATGTGGATTTTGAGGAGATTGTTCTGCAATTTTGCGTTTTCTTATCTGGGTATCTTCTAGAAAAATTTTAATAAACGAAGAGCTTAGCGTATCTTTTTGATTTAGAGCTTTATCCCTTATGCTATTCATTTTATTAAGAAGGTTCTGAAAAACTCTAGAGCACGAAGATCCCGCCAAGCTAAATCCAGCAACTGATTTTATTACTCCTTGAGTATTTTCAACTTCACAAACGGACTTTGCAATAAAATTTGATATATTAATTGTTTTACACGGCTCTTTGATTTGCCGACAAAGAAGATACTGAAAATTACTTTTGCATGGATTTAAACAGCTGCTAGCAATCTCTTCTTCTTGGGCTGAATCTGACTCTTTGTAATAAATTTTAAGATGATAGGATTTTCCATTCAATGGAATAGTTAGCCCTAGCTCATTTCTCATAGAAATAGAAGGATTTGCTAGAGAGTGCGTAGAGCTTGTCGTCATATCCTTAGAACACCTTATTTAGTTTTATAGGAATTAAAAGTTCTTGTAGTCTCTGGTCTAGGGAAGAGGCTTCTAAACAAAAATGAAGTTTTTGAAGGTCTTTTAAGGAGAGTGTTTTACGGGATTTAGCATGTAACTCTTTCCAATACTCACCACAACAGGGATCTTGCTCTAAAGAGCTGCGTATTCCTTCTTTTTTGGTTTTTTCTAACAAGGTTTTAGTAAACAAAGAGTTTAGGGTTTGATTGAGATTTTCTTCAGAAAATAAGGAATCTAGAGTAATTAACTTTGAGCTTTTATCCTGATCTTTTTTAACCTCTGTACAAAAGTCAAATATTTTCTGAAACAAATGATCAATCTCAGATT carries:
- a CDS encoding ubiquitin carboxyl-terminal hydrolase family protein — protein: MTTSSTHSLANPSISMRNELGLTIPLNGKSYHLKIYYKESDSAQEEEIASSCLNPCKSNFQYLLCRQIKEPCKTINISNFIAKSVCEVENTQGVIKSVAGFSLAGSSCSRVFQNLLNKMNSIRDKALNQKDTLSSSFIKIFLEDTQIRKRKIAEQSPQNPHIENLKKLKACGKEQVIGLDRLGNNCCVNATLQIILNNSELRNIWEEYFQEVATMYYEALSKGQESAPNTIGNEFRKQLQKSSANLIDKDSTAQDDPTAFLEVFFNICKEKLSHVEVRFERMKYKQVGDGRIDPSIQQPENHRQFRISINNQFNQKASLEELLIKHCSEVNEIEENGINVKYTSEDQYVSLPNHLIIDLFTNNRRDASAVCIPTNLCFPQDLLKDRHSAHTYDLEAFIVHLGETDKDGHYVAYRKVNNQWKKFDDHVVTDINENQLQQVLGNFQEEQLDSSHPYAAFQERSEYRQTGSHTLIDFDDEDDQELYGNFQEEQLDSSYSYAQKLDNPTVSSIDFENEAHLGELLKNYQEEKPRGFLHELLATAKSIFLDDSNPYVCMLSYSKKQT